A genomic region of Nostoc sp. UHCC 0702 contains the following coding sequences:
- a CDS encoding acyltransferase domain-containing protein — MDNLESQDALEGIAIVGLAGRFPGAKNVEEFWHNLKDGVESISFFSEQELEYSGIDSSVFRHLNYVKAKAVLDDIDLFDAAFFGFSPKEANITDPQHRIFLESAWSALENAGYNPETYTGAIGVYAGVGMSGYLLNNLFNNSELTRLAGAYQMIIANDKDFLPTRVSYKLNLKGPSINIQTACSTSLVATCMACQSLLNYQCDMALAGGVSISLPQKTGYLYQEGMIFSPDGHCRAFDAQAQGTLAGSGVGIVVLKRLEDAIADGDTIHAIIKGFALNNDGSMKVGYTAPSVDGQAEVIAQALAMAEVDAESVSYIEAHGTGTPLGDPIEIAALTKAFRASTQKKNFCAIGSVKTNIGHLDVAAGVTGLIKTVQALKHQSLPPSLHFETPNPKIDFANSPFYVNTKLVEWQKNGSPRRAGVSSFGIGGTNAHVVLEEAPVVKQGGGGAGGQGRSYQLLLVSAKSESALDTATHNLIEHLKQYSELNFADVAYTLAVGRKAFNYRRVVVCSDLQEAVIELSHLDQRVLTNTQESQQQPITFMFSGQGSQYVNMALELYQFEAIFREQIDKCSEFLQPDLGLDLRDVLYPSEEQVEIAAQQLKQTAITQPALFVIEYALAQLLMSWGVRPQAAIGHSIGEYVAACIAGVFSLEDALSLVAARGRLMQQMPAGAMLAVSLKETEARSHLNENLSLAVINSPANCVIAGTIAAIDVLEQQLLAQGVESRRLHTSHAFHSQMMEPTLQPFIQLVRKVKLNCPQIPYISNVTGTWITAAEATDPNYWALHLRQTVRFADGVEKLMQDSHRILLEVGPGRTLTTLAKQHPNQDAALILSSLRHPQEQQSDVAFLLNTLGQLWLTGTEIDWSEFYNGEQRYRVPLPTYPFERQRYWVEPQALSQQQKVSNSWLWKAAVEAGEKQAVADISKFDHPTYWAKQQCLDHLCVANLNLTLKDLGAFSQPTDKYSVEDLLEQFLILPQHKQLLSQWLQVLVEQGQLQQEGEVFSNLLSISNEAIDALVAEVKLRWADTPLWVDPILLAREKLPALLTGKENSLNLLFTQDSLAHTERIALDWPMLSYYNAIAKTILQQIAKSLPSQVKLRILDIGAGMGLTTADLLPVLPPQQTTYVYTDVARLFLDNAKQKFSNYPFIEYQLLDIERSPQEQGYDLHSFDVIVAANVLHVTQNIKQSLDHVRSLLAPGGLLLIWEVTQPQLIYNVTDGLWMKPLQDGERTQANPFLSKEQWQQALLAHGFLEANIIPQNNDFGYHIFLAQASISDATPLAFTQTKESKEADVSLKKKSDIADWFYIPSWQRSLIPVRNANFNTKLPLEIATKNKEHTEVTSPSSPSSPSSPSSPSSPSSPSSPSSPSSPSSPSSPSSPPSPPFPWLVFLDECGLGDRIVNKLEFAGEDVITVRIGEYFSSDRQNAYTLNPTQPQDYETLWQELQKRNQLPQTIVHLWNVTADEFLETRFERVEKLQNLGLWSLLFLAQALGKQNFNEHLQIAVISNNLQEVTGEENLCPEKATLLGPCKVIPQEYLNISCRSIDIVLPEIGSQQEEKLISNLLTELSIETSDMVIAYRGNHRWVQTFAPVRLDRSQKTTPRLRNGGFYLITGGLGGIGLVLAEYLAKTVQAKLVLVGRSHFPAKSEWEQWLLTHEEQDSVSVKIRKLQGMEALGAEIAIAIADVANLEQMQVVMGGVGDRFGKIHGVIHAAGVMPGGMIQLKTVENISNLLAPKVTGTLVLDTLLEDFDLDFFVLCSSLNSFLAGLGLVDHCAANSFLDAFANYKASRSNTLITAINWDGWQEVGQAASVKVSEQLQQWREASFQQGILSQEGVEAFDYILNTSLPQVLVSTQDFLMRFEQFSAAKELQYLQSQKANSSKPNHSRPKLSQTYVAPRSELEQTITQIWQQSLGIEPIGIDDDFFELGGDSLLAVHLVAKISEATQTKLSPHSLMDAPTIATLAELITQNASPSQLTNGNAKPELPSTLVEMQSKGSKPPLFLIHPIGGHVYIYRDLAQYLNSDQPVYGLQAQGIDGQTTPLTQVEEMATHYIEALRVVQPVGPYFLGGSSFGGTIAYEMAQQLQAQGEKVGLLALIDTPGLGHMPIENIEDDEIKIMSYALGVGANVPVAIEHLRQLSTDEQLQYFLEQGKTALRMPADFSLAELHVYYNLFKINIKAMRNYVPQAYPGRVIFFKASDRDAFNPQNPELGWQDLALAGLEIHQVPGNHITMNFPPHVQVMAKWLTVYLESD, encoded by the coding sequence ATGGATAATCTAGAAAGCCAAGACGCTTTAGAAGGAATTGCCATTGTAGGACTGGCGGGAAGATTTCCAGGTGCTAAAAATGTGGAGGAATTTTGGCATAATCTTAAGGATGGTGTAGAGTCTATTTCTTTTTTTTCGGAGCAAGAATTAGAATATTCTGGCATTGATTCATCAGTATTTCGTCACCTAAACTACGTTAAAGCTAAAGCAGTTTTAGACGATATCGATTTATTTGATGCTGCTTTTTTCGGCTTTAGTCCTAAAGAAGCTAACATTACCGATCCACAACATCGCATATTTTTAGAATCTGCTTGGTCAGCGTTAGAAAATGCAGGTTATAACCCCGAAACATATACAGGTGCAATCGGTGTGTATGCGGGGGTGGGGATGAGTGGCTATTTGTTGAATAACCTTTTTAACAACTCTGAATTAACCCGTTTGGCTGGCGCTTATCAAATGATAATTGCTAACGATAAAGATTTTTTGCCCACTCGCGTTTCATATAAACTCAATCTCAAAGGGCCAAGCATTAATATTCAAACTGCTTGTTCGACTTCGTTAGTCGCTACTTGTATGGCGTGCCAAAGCTTGCTGAACTATCAATGTGATATGGCTTTGGCGGGAGGAGTTTCTATTAGCTTGCCGCAAAAAACCGGTTATTTGTACCAAGAAGGCATGATTTTTTCGCCGGACGGTCATTGTCGGGCTTTTGATGCCCAAGCCCAGGGAACCTTAGCAGGTAGTGGCGTGGGAATTGTTGTTTTAAAACGATTAGAAGATGCGATCGCAGATGGTGATACTATCCATGCCATCATCAAAGGTTTTGCTTTGAACAATGACGGCTCTATGAAAGTAGGTTACACTGCTCCCAGTGTAGACGGTCAAGCGGAAGTTATTGCTCAAGCGTTGGCAATGGCGGAAGTTGATGCAGAAAGTGTGAGTTATATCGAAGCACATGGTACAGGAACACCGTTAGGCGACCCCATCGAAATTGCTGCACTGACAAAAGCCTTTCGCGCCAGCACTCAAAAAAAGAATTTTTGTGCCATTGGTTCGGTGAAAACAAATATTGGACATTTGGATGTAGCAGCTGGGGTTACAGGTTTAATTAAAACTGTTCAAGCACTTAAACATCAGTCTTTACCACCTAGTTTGCACTTTGAAACACCCAATCCCAAAATTGATTTTGCTAATAGTCCTTTTTACGTTAATACCAAACTAGTTGAATGGCAAAAAAATGGCAGTCCTCGCCGTGCTGGAGTTAGTTCTTTTGGTATTGGCGGTACGAATGCTCATGTTGTTTTGGAAGAAGCACCTGTTGTGAAGCAGGGGGGCGGGGGTGCAGGGGGGCAGGGGAGAAGTTATCAGTTGTTGTTAGTTTCAGCTAAATCTGAATCTGCACTTGATACAGCTACACACAATTTGATTGAGCATTTAAAACAGTATTCTGAATTAAATTTTGCTGATGTTGCTTATACGCTTGCTGTTGGACGTAAGGCTTTTAATTATCGGCGGGTAGTTGTTTGTAGTGATTTGCAAGAGGCGGTAATAGAACTTTCTCACCTTGATCAGCGAGTTTTGACAAATACTCAAGAATCTCAACAGCAACCTATCACATTTATGTTTTCTGGACAAGGTTCCCAATACGTGAATATGGCGTTGGAACTTTATCAATTTGAAGCGATATTTCGTGAACAAATTGATAAATGCTCGGAATTTCTTCAACCTGATTTAGGATTAGATTTGCGTGATGTTTTGTATCCCAGTGAAGAACAAGTAGAAATTGCCGCACAACAATTAAAGCAAACGGCAATTACACAACCAGCGCTGTTTGTAATTGAGTATGCATTGGCACAATTATTGATGTCTTGGGGTGTGCGTCCTCAAGCTGCTATTGGGCATAGTATTGGTGAATATGTAGCGGCGTGTATTGCTGGGGTATTCTCTTTAGAAGATGCTTTGTCACTGGTTGCAGCGCGGGGACGGCTAATGCAGCAAATGCCTGCTGGAGCCATGCTAGCTGTCAGTTTAAAAGAAACAGAAGCGCGATCGCACCTCAATGAAAATCTTTCTTTAGCAGTGATCAATTCTCCTGCTAATTGCGTGATTGCAGGTACAATTGCAGCCATAGATGTTTTAGAACAGCAGCTACTCGCACAAGGTGTAGAAAGTCGTCGTTTGCATACTTCTCATGCCTTCCACTCACAGATGATGGAACCTACTTTACAACCCTTCATCCAACTGGTTAGGAAAGTAAAGCTGAATTGCCCACAAATTCCCTATATTTCTAACGTTACAGGAACTTGGATAACTGCCGCAGAAGCTACTGACCCCAACTATTGGGCGCTACATCTGCGTCAAACAGTCCGCTTTGCCGATGGCGTAGAAAAGTTGATGCAAGATTCTCACCGAATTTTATTAGAAGTTGGGCCTGGACGAACATTAACGACACTGGCAAAACAACATCCTAATCAAGATGCAGCGCTGATCCTTTCTTCCTTACGCCATCCCCAAGAACAACAATCAGATGTGGCATTTTTGTTAAATACTCTAGGGCAACTTTGGCTAACAGGCACAGAAATTGATTGGTCAGAGTTTTATAATGGTGAACAACGTTACCGTGTGCCTTTGCCAACCTATCCGTTTGAACGTCAGCGATATTGGGTTGAACCACAAGCGTTATCTCAACAACAGAAAGTTAGCAATTCTTGGCTGTGGAAAGCAGCGGTTGAGGCGGGTGAGAAACAAGCAGTTGCTGACATCTCGAAATTTGATCACCCAACTTATTGGGCGAAGCAACAATGCTTGGATCATCTATGCGTTGCTAATTTGAATCTCACTTTGAAAGATTTGGGTGCTTTTAGTCAGCCTACTGACAAATACTCTGTTGAAGATTTGTTAGAACAATTTTTAATTCTGCCACAACACAAGCAATTACTGTCTCAATGGCTACAAGTTTTAGTAGAACAAGGTCAGTTGCAGCAAGAGGGAGAAGTTTTTAGCAATTTGCTGTCAATTTCTAATGAGGCAATTGATGCTTTGGTGGCAGAAGTTAAACTCAGATGGGCAGATACTCCCTTATGGGTAGACCCGATTTTGCTAGCTCGTGAAAAGCTTCCAGCTTTATTAACCGGTAAAGAAAACTCTTTAAATTTGCTTTTTACTCAAGACTCTTTGGCACATACAGAGCGCATTGCTTTAGATTGGCCGATGCTGTCTTACTACAATGCGATCGCAAAAACCATCCTGCAACAAATAGCCAAGTCATTACCATCCCAAGTCAAACTGAGAATTTTAGATATTGGTGCAGGGATGGGGTTAACAACAGCAGATTTACTACCTGTACTACCACCACAACAAACTACCTACGTTTATACAGATGTGGCGCGTCTATTCCTAGACAACGCCAAACAAAAGTTTAGCAACTATCCCTTTATCGAGTATCAGCTGCTCGATATCGAGCGATCGCCCCAAGAACAAGGGTACGATTTACATAGCTTTGATGTAATTGTCGCCGCTAACGTCCTCCACGTCACCCAAAACATCAAACAAAGTTTAGATCATGTCCGTTCTTTATTGGCTCCTGGCGGTCTGCTGTTAATTTGGGAGGTAACACAACCTCAATTAATCTACAATGTCACCGATGGCTTATGGATGAAACCGTTGCAGGATGGAGAACGCACTCAAGCAAATCCGTTTTTGTCTAAGGAACAGTGGCAGCAGGCATTATTAGCGCATGGATTCCTAGAGGCTAATATTATACCACAAAATAATGATTTTGGCTACCATATTTTTCTAGCTCAAGCATCTATATCAGATGCGACACCTCTAGCTTTCACACAAACGAAGGAATCGAAAGAAGCTGATGTCTCTTTGAAGAAAAAATCAGATATTGCTGACTGGTTTTATATTCCCTCTTGGCAACGTTCTTTAATTCCGGTGCGAAATGCTAACTTTAATACTAAGTTGCCTTTAGAAATAGCAACTAAAAACAAAGAACATACCGAAGTAACATCCCCCTCATCCCCCTCATCCCCCTCATCCCCCTCATCCCCCTCATCCCCCTCATCCCCCTCATCTCCCTCATCCCCCTCATCCCCCTCATCCCCCTCATCCCCCTCATCCCCCCCATCCCCCCCATTCCCCTGGCTAGTATTCCTAGATGAATGCGGTTTAGGCGATCGCATTGTCAATAAATTAGAATTTGCAGGTGAAGATGTGATTACTGTGAGGATTGGAGAGTATTTTAGTAGCGATCGCCAAAACGCCTACACACTCAATCCCACACAACCCCAAGACTATGAGACTTTATGGCAAGAACTGCAAAAGCGAAATCAGCTACCACAAACTATTGTACATTTGTGGAATGTTACAGCTGACGAATTTTTAGAAACGAGATTTGAACGAGTAGAAAAGTTACAAAATTTAGGGTTATGGAGTTTATTGTTTTTAGCGCAGGCATTGGGGAAACAAAATTTCAACGAACATCTACAAATTGCAGTTATTTCTAACAACTTGCAAGAAGTAACTGGGGAAGAAAATTTATGCCCAGAAAAAGCAACTTTACTCGGGCCTTGTAAAGTTATTCCCCAAGAATATCTGAATATTTCTTGTCGCAGTATTGATATAGTTCTGCCGGAAATTGGCAGTCAGCAAGAAGAAAAGTTAATTAGTAATTTGCTTACAGAACTAAGCATTGAAACTTCAGATATGGTCATCGCTTATCGCGGTAATCATCGCTGGGTACAAACTTTTGCACCAGTCCGACTAGATAGAAGTCAAAAAACAACACCCAGGTTAAGAAATGGGGGATTTTATCTAATTACAGGCGGATTAGGCGGTATTGGGTTAGTTTTGGCGGAATATCTGGCAAAAACGGTACAAGCAAAATTAGTGTTGGTTGGGCGATCGCATTTTCCGGCAAAATCTGAGTGGGAACAATGGCTCTTAACTCATGAGGAACAAGATAGCGTCAGTGTCAAGATTCGGAAATTGCAAGGGATGGAGGCGTTAGGTGCAGAAATAGCGATCGCAATAGCAGATGTTGCCAACTTAGAACAAATGCAAGTGGTTATGGGTGGAGTTGGCGATCGCTTTGGTAAAATTCATGGAGTAATTCATGCCGCAGGTGTCATGCCAGGAGGGATGATACAACTGAAAACAGTGGAAAATATATCTAATTTACTAGCACCGAAAGTCACAGGGACTTTGGTACTAGATACTTTACTTGAGGATTTCGATTTAGATTTCTTTGTTCTTTGTTCGTCGCTCAATTCCTTTTTAGCAGGATTGGGACTTGTAGATCATTGCGCCGCGAATTCGTTTTTAGATGCCTTTGCTAACTATAAAGCTTCTCGCTCAAATACCTTAATAACTGCAATTAACTGGGATGGTTGGCAAGAGGTTGGACAAGCTGCTAGCGTTAAAGTCTCAGAACAACTTCAACAATGGCGTGAAGCCAGTTTTCAACAAGGCATTTTGTCCCAAGAAGGGGTAGAAGCGTTTGACTACATTTTAAATACTAGCTTGCCGCAAGTTTTGGTATCAACCCAAGATTTTCTCATGCGATTTGAGCAGTTTAGCGCGGCTAAAGAATTGCAATATCTGCAATCTCAAAAGGCAAACTCGTCTAAACCAAATCATTCTAGACCAAAATTAAGTCAAACTTATGTTGCACCTCGCAGCGAATTAGAGCAGACTATAACTCAAATTTGGCAACAATCTTTAGGAATTGAACCGATAGGAATTGACGATGATTTCTTTGAATTGGGAGGCGATTCTTTACTCGCCGTCCATTTAGTTGCCAAAATCAGCGAAGCCACGCAAACGAAGTTATCACCCCACAGCTTAATGGATGCACCTACCATTGCAACCTTAGCTGAATTAATTACTCAAAATGCCTCACCGTCTCAACTAACTAATGGAAACGCCAAGCCAGAGTTACCCTCGACGCTGGTAGAAATGCAGTCTAAGGGTTCTAAGCCACCGCTTTTCCTCATTCATCCTATTGGCGGTCACGTCTATATCTATCGAGATTTAGCTCAATATTTAAACTCAGACCAACCAGTTTATGGATTGCAAGCACAAGGCATCGATGGTCAGACAACTCCTCTAACTCAAGTAGAGGAAATGGCGACGCATTATATTGAAGCACTGCGCGTTGTTCAACCAGTGGGGCCTTATTTTTTAGGTGGGTCTTCTTTTGGCGGTACAATCGCCTATGAAATGGCACAGCAACTCCAGGCGCAGGGGGAAAAAGTAGGGTTACTTGCTCTCATCGATACCCCTGGCCTCGGTCATATGCCCATAGAAAATATCGAAGATGACGAAATCAAAATCATGTCTTATGCCTTGGGTGTGGGTGCCAACGTTCCCGTAGCAATAGAACATTTGCGCCAACTAAGTACTGATGAGCAACTGCAATACTTTTTAGAGCAAGGAAAAACAGCGTTGAGAATGCCCGCTGATTTTAGCTTAGCTGAATTGCATGTTTACTACAATCTGTTCAAGATTAATATTAAAGCCATGCGAAACTATGTCCCGCAAGCTTATCCTGGTCGAGTGATATTTTTTAAGGCAAGCGATCGCGATGCTTTCAACCCGCAAAACCCAGAACTCGGTTGGCAAGATTTAGCTTTGGCAGGGCTAGAAATCCACCAAGTCCCAGGCAATCACATTACAATGAACTTCCCGCCTCACGTCCAAGTGATGGCTAAGTGGTTAACAGTATACTTGGAGAGCGATTGA
- the hisC gene encoding histidinol-phosphate transaminase, with protein sequence MTDYFRSNVDAMASYVPGEQPPRGTKIIKLNSNENPYPPSSEALAVLRNIDGEWLRRYPEPFGEEFRQATSKVLGVPSDWIIVGNGSDEVLSVVIRACAERGRKVVYPMPTYVLYRTLTEMQAADITEINYGEDYSLPVEELIAANGYVTFIASPNSPSGHVVPRKDLQKLASQLSGVLVIDEAYVDFAEENALALVKEHENVIVIRTLSKGYSLAGLRLGFGVANPKLLHGLFKVKDSYNIDAIACAVGAAAITDQDYKNACVAKIKASRAKLATDLKQLGFDIWDSQTNFLLAQPPQGNAEYLYQKLKSQGILIRYFKQPGLEDKLRITIGTDEQNQTLVKALIYLLGTGKRTIGR encoded by the coding sequence ATGACCGACTATTTCCGCTCTAATGTTGATGCAATGGCTAGTTATGTACCCGGTGAGCAACCCCCACGCGGTACAAAGATTATCAAACTCAACAGCAACGAAAATCCATATCCTCCTTCTTCTGAAGCTCTAGCTGTGCTGAGGAATATCGATGGCGAATGGTTGCGGCGGTATCCAGAACCGTTCGGGGAAGAATTTCGGCAAGCCACAAGTAAAGTTTTAGGCGTTCCCAGTGATTGGATTATCGTGGGAAATGGTAGTGACGAAGTGTTAAGCGTCGTGATTCGTGCCTGTGCAGAACGAGGACGGAAAGTTGTCTATCCAATGCCTACTTATGTATTGTATCGAACTTTAACAGAAATGCAAGCAGCGGATATTACTGAAATAAATTACGGTGAAGACTACAGTTTGCCTGTGGAAGAACTAATTGCTGCTAATGGTTATGTAACATTTATTGCTTCACCTAATAGTCCATCGGGGCATGTAGTGCCTAGAAAAGACCTGCAAAAACTAGCAAGCCAGTTATCTGGGGTTTTAGTGATTGATGAAGCATATGTGGATTTTGCCGAAGAAAATGCATTGGCTTTGGTAAAAGAACACGAGAACGTGATTGTGATTCGCACACTTTCAAAGGGGTACTCTTTAGCAGGCTTGCGATTAGGGTTTGGGGTGGCGAATCCCAAGCTGTTGCATGGATTGTTTAAGGTGAAGGATAGTTATAATATTGATGCGATCGCCTGTGCAGTTGGGGCAGCTGCTATTACTGACCAAGATTATAAAAATGCTTGTGTAGCAAAGATTAAAGCGTCGCGGGCTAAGTTAGCAACAGACTTAAAACAACTAGGTTTTGATATTTGGGATTCTCAAACTAACTTTTTGCTGGCACAGCCTCCCCAAGGAAATGCAGAATACCTTTATCAAAAACTCAAGTCACAAGGAATTTTAATCCGCTACTTCAAGCAGCCAGGACTTGAAGATAAATTACGCATCACCATTGGCACTGATGAACAAAATCAAACCCTAGTAAAGGCGCTGATTTATTTGTTAGGGACTGGGAAACGGACAATAGGGAGATGA
- a CDS encoding ATP/GTP-binding protein has protein sequence MEVMRLIVTGTVGAGKSTFIRSISEIEVVDTDTRATDETALLKQRTTVAFDFGRLQFGPDMAVHLYGTPGQSRFDFMWDILIRKAHAYILLVAAHRPREFRNARQILRFIEERVQVPMIIGLTHTDCPGAWSEEDVYLAIGYVDENNRPPLVKVNPMQENSVAEAVIALVQHSMQGCAV, from the coding sequence ATGGAAGTTATGCGTTTAATTGTCACAGGAACGGTTGGTGCAGGCAAGTCTACATTTATTCGTTCTATCAGTGAAATTGAAGTGGTAGATACAGATACTCGTGCAACTGATGAAACAGCATTGCTCAAGCAAAGAACCACTGTCGCTTTTGACTTTGGTCGGTTGCAATTTGGGCCAGATATGGCAGTACACCTTTATGGTACACCTGGTCAATCGCGGTTTGATTTTATGTGGGATATTTTAATTCGCAAGGCTCACGCTTATATCTTACTAGTAGCTGCCCATAGACCTAGAGAATTCCGTAACGCGCGTCAGATCCTTCGTTTTATAGAGGAACGTGTACAAGTTCCTATGATTATTGGGCTAACACATACCGATTGTCCAGGAGCTTGGTCTGAAGAAGATGTGTATCTTGCCATTGGGTATGTGGATGAAAATAATCGACCTCCTCTTGTGAAAGTTAATCCAATGCAAGAAAATTCTGTAGCTGAAGCAGTTATTGCTCTCGTACAACACTCGATGCAAGGTTGTGCAGTTTAA
- a CDS encoding DUF4334 domain-containing protein, giving the protein MDTLENYQLILKTGKTTREKALQLFDYLEPVNLDFMFGRWQGSGLYTDHPMDGLLETSNWYGKEFIDSENVHPLLFLDHQGKIFKVAPNSTLMDSVLKFPLPKNNSLKPLLILINSFLQTEKSQARLRMMEYRGKVTATMIYDHLPINDSFRKVDENTVLGIMDYKNLPQPFFFVLKRCL; this is encoded by the coding sequence ATGGATACATTAGAAAACTATCAGTTGATTCTGAAAACGGGTAAAACTACCAGAGAAAAAGCTTTACAATTGTTTGACTATCTTGAACCTGTGAATTTAGACTTTATGTTTGGTCGTTGGCAAGGTTCTGGACTGTATACAGATCATCCAATGGATGGTTTATTAGAAACTTCTAATTGGTATGGAAAGGAATTTATAGATTCTGAAAATGTTCATCCCTTGTTATTTTTAGATCATCAGGGCAAAATTTTTAAGGTTGCGCCTAATTCCACTTTAATGGACTCAGTTTTGAAATTTCCGCTACCCAAAAATAATTCGCTGAAACCATTGTTAATCTTGATAAATTCTTTTCTCCAAACCGAAAAAAGTCAAGCCAGACTGCGAATGATGGAGTATAGAGGAAAAGTCACTGCTACGATGATTTATGATCATTTGCCGATTAATGATTCTTTTAGGAAAGTAGATGAGAATACTGTGTTAGGAATTATGGATTATAAAAACTTACCTCAACCTTTCTTTTTTGTTCTTAAGCGATGCCTTTAG
- a CDS encoding DUF4388 domain-containing protein, with protein sequence MSITGNFADFSLPELLHFLDQGKKTGLLHIEFSLEETINSTKQVYYFWLHQGRILAGADRLDEQGLTLMIAQRGWISERVISRVTQISSCFIESPLGLCLKAQGLLEPEQLKLLFHSQVLRPISTLFQIQDGLFRFEPTPKIPLAELTGISMSATEVILMGLRSLRDWKALEDKLPDPTSGLSSLVGKQPQLQLNAQEWQVWEFVNGQVSLQKIANQLRLPVETVQQIAYRLITVGLAEEYFMAAAAPVPIPEESLPAVPFIEPAPKPVQKPAVSQSFFKNLVGFLRNKAP encoded by the coding sequence ATGTCTATTACTGGCAATTTTGCAGATTTTTCCTTACCAGAACTATTACATTTTTTAGATCAAGGTAAAAAAACAGGTTTACTTCACATTGAATTTTCACTCGAAGAAACAATAAATAGCACAAAGCAAGTTTACTACTTTTGGCTGCATCAAGGTCGCATTTTAGCAGGTGCCGATCGCTTGGATGAACAAGGCTTGACGTTAATGATTGCTCAACGGGGATGGATAAGTGAACGTGTGATTTCTAGGGTGACTCAAATTTCTTCTTGTTTCATCGAATCTCCACTAGGGTTATGTCTCAAGGCTCAAGGGTTACTAGAACCGGAACAATTAAAACTATTATTTCATAGCCAAGTACTGCGACCAATATCCACCTTGTTCCAAATCCAGGATGGTTTGTTTCGCTTTGAGCCAACACCAAAGATACCTTTAGCAGAGTTGACAGGTATAAGTATGTCAGCAACTGAAGTAATATTAATGGGTTTGCGATCGCTACGAGACTGGAAAGCCTTAGAAGATAAACTACCAGACCCTACTTCAGGTTTATCAAGTTTGGTAGGAAAACAGCCCCAATTACAGTTAAATGCCCAAGAATGGCAAGTCTGGGAATTTGTCAACGGACAGGTTAGTCTACAGAAAATTGCTAATCAACTCAGATTACCTGTAGAAACTGTGCAACAAATTGCCTACCGACTGATTACAGTTGGTTTGGCAGAAGAATATTTTATGGCTGCTGCTGCTCCTGTACCCATCCCAGAAGAATCCCTTCCCGCCGTCCCTTTTATCGAACCAGCCCCAAAGCCTGTTCAAAAGCCAGCAGTTAGCCAATCTTTTTTCAAGAATCTAGTGGGTTTTCTCCGGAATAAAGCACCATAG
- a CDS encoding roadblock/LC7 domain-containing protein encodes MAINTEKLGMILQSFVTATTDVQGAALVTPDGLPLGASLPGAMDEERVSAMSASMLSLGERIGIELARGSVDRIFVEGNKGFGVLTGCGEDAVLLVLASETAKQGLLMLEIKRVLAELKLVLA; translated from the coding sequence ATGGCTATCAATACAGAAAAACTTGGGATGATTTTGCAAAGTTTTGTCACTGCTACAACTGATGTTCAAGGAGCAGCACTTGTTACCCCTGATGGACTACCTTTGGGCGCAAGTTTACCAGGAGCAATGGATGAAGAACGGGTATCAGCAATGTCAGCTTCCATGCTGTCTTTGGGAGAACGTATTGGAATTGAATTAGCTAGGGGTAGTGTTGACCGCATTTTTGTTGAAGGTAACAAAGGTTTTGGTGTTTTGACTGGTTGCGGGGAAGACGCTGTTTTGCTTGTCTTAGCTAGTGAAACTGCAAAACAGGGATTATTAATGCTAGAAATCAAACGTGTTCTTGCAGAACTCAAACTGGTTTTAGCGTAA
- a CDS encoding hydrocarbon-binding protein, whose translation MPDLLRQELGDFNSIVCFKSVIQGMEDALGEKATAIALTKAGRSRGKKMAEDLGLSGSLDSLDIVAGKLSLVLGKEGTRLCILHKIVQDGDVIKAYTSETVCSAGEALNSERKCTFTMGAIWGALEQVLGHRFRGVHSESVLRGGNYDVFEFTLLEHATLH comes from the coding sequence ATGCCAGATTTATTACGACAAGAATTAGGCGATTTTAATAGCATTGTCTGCTTTAAATCGGTAATTCAAGGCATGGAAGATGCTTTAGGAGAAAAGGCTACAGCCATAGCATTAACTAAAGCAGGCCGTTCGCGGGGTAAAAAAATGGCTGAAGATTTGGGTTTATCGGGATCTTTAGATTCCTTAGATATTGTAGCAGGCAAATTGTCTTTAGTTTTAGGTAAAGAAGGGACTAGGTTGTGCATCCTTCATAAAATTGTTCAAGATGGTGATGTGATTAAAGCCTACACTTCTGAAACCGTTTGCTCTGCTGGTGAAGCGCTAAATTCAGAACGCAAGTGTACCTTTACAATGGGTGCAATTTGGGGCGCTCTCGAACAAGTTCTGGGACACCGTTTTAGAGGAGTGCATTCCGAATCGGTACTAAGAGGCGGTAATTATGATGTATTTGAATTTACTCTTCTGGAACACGCAACCCTTCATTAA